A window of Ignavibacteriales bacterium contains these coding sequences:
- a CDS encoding PAS domain S-box protein, with the protein MNKNLNVSSDEKISKILNAIMEVAAGNYGTRLIPSEKNDEIDAIMVGLNMLAEEIEASGDSLERLLKERTNKLTESEIKYSTLAESASEHIFIINQNFVLDYVNESAAKFFSASPNYLVGKNINELFPPTQLEMMKANVSKAFSAGISHYDEREFVFNERSIWLQTSLAPIYSSDKRNVVSVLGISRDITERKQIEKDLYESEERFRQLFENSPIGIYRTTPDGRILASNPAITRMLGYSSFEDYADRNLEKEPDTSFSRSAFKEQLERDGYITGLEAIWHKSDNTLIYVRENAQVVRDQTGKILYYDGTVEDVTERKRTEAEVQRRANEIASLYETTRDLAILPEDLTSLLLNIVKRAVALLIRTDGGIYLYDKEHGDLVVAVATNPLKPVGTRVQLGEGMAGRVALTHQPMIVDDYRTWPHHLPIYEGAPITAVIEVPMLYRSELLGVLVVEEFRETTRKFTQDDLRLLTIFAGQAAGAVHTAQLFYNVQQINAELEKNINELKATKKEIQKINLHLEELNANKDKFFSIIAHDLRSPFNGLINASEILLNEFETLSKEEIKEFLQPINSSVKNIYKLLENLLNWSLNQMGKMEYEPSNIDLSKVVNKTFEDVREEALKKNISISNHVKDNTFVHADINILHTIIRNLIINSIKFTNPGGKISVSSVTKDPFVEVSVQDNGIGISPEIIGKLFHIDKSHPTKGTAGEKGTGLGLPLCRDFVEMHGGKIWVESELEKGTKLTFTLPEA; encoded by the coding sequence ATGAATAAGAATCTAAATGTTTCGAGTGATGAGAAAATTTCTAAAATTTTGAATGCTATTATGGAAGTTGCAGCGGGCAATTACGGAACAAGATTAATTCCATCAGAAAAGAATGACGAGATTGATGCAATAATGGTCGGCTTGAACATGCTTGCTGAAGAAATCGAAGCATCGGGGGATAGTTTAGAAAGATTACTTAAAGAAAGAACAAACAAGCTGACCGAGTCCGAAATCAAATACAGCACGCTTGCGGAATCCGCATCAGAGCATATTTTTATTATTAATCAAAATTTTGTCCTTGATTATGTAAATGAATCAGCCGCCAAATTTTTCAGTGCCTCTCCAAATTATTTGGTTGGGAAAAACATAAACGAGCTATTCCCTCCCACACAACTTGAAATGATGAAAGCAAATGTTTCCAAAGCATTTAGCGCGGGCATATCTCACTATGACGAAAGGGAATTCGTATTCAACGAAAGGAGCATATGGCTTCAGACTTCTTTAGCGCCAATTTATTCATCAGATAAAAGGAATGTAGTTTCTGTTCTCGGCATTTCCCGCGATATTACCGAGCGCAAACAAATAGAGAAAGATCTTTACGAAAGTGAAGAGCGCTTTCGCCAATTGTTTGAAAACTCGCCCATCGGCATATATCGAACCACACCGGATGGGCGCATCCTCGCCTCCAACCCAGCTATTACTCGTATGTTAGGTTATTCATCATTCGAGGATTATGCCGACCGTAATTTGGAAAAAGAACCAGATACCTCATTCTCTCGCAGTGCTTTCAAAGAACAACTGGAACGCGACGGTTACATTACCGGACTTGAAGCAATTTGGCACAAAAGTGACAACACGCTCATTTATGTTCGAGAAAACGCTCAAGTGGTACGGGATCAAACCGGCAAAATCTTATATTACGACGGTACCGTTGAAGATGTTACCGAGCGCAAACGGACCGAAGCAGAAGTCCAACGCCGTGCTAACGAAATTGCAAGTCTGTACGAAACAACCCGAGATTTAGCTATCCTGCCGGAAGATTTAACCAGCCTATTACTGAATATTGTGAAACGTGCCGTTGCGCTTCTCATCAGAACCGACGGAGGAATTTATTTGTATGACAAAGAACATGGCGATTTGGTCGTTGCAGTAGCAACAAATCCTTTGAAGCCAGTTGGCACGCGGGTTCAACTCGGGGAAGGCATGGCTGGCCGAGTTGCACTTACCCACCAGCCGATGATTGTCGACGATTATCGCACTTGGCCCCACCACTTACCGATATATGAAGGCGCACCTATCACTGCCGTCATCGAAGTGCCCATGCTTTATCGCAGTGAGTTGTTAGGAGTACTCGTGGTAGAGGAATTCCGCGAGACAACACGCAAGTTTACTCAAGACGATTTACGTCTATTAACTATCTTTGCGGGACAAGCAGCAGGCGCCGTGCATACTGCACAGTTATTCTACAATGTTCAACAAATTAATGCGGAGCTGGAAAAGAACATAAATGAACTTAAAGCAACGAAAAAAGAAATTCAAAAAATCAATCTCCACTTAGAAGAACTGAATGCAAACAAAGATAAATTTTTCTCGATTATTGCACACGATTTGAGAAGTCCATTTAATGGATTAATTAATGCATCGGAAATTCTTCTCAATGAATTTGAGACTCTCTCAAAAGAAGAAATTAAAGAGTTCCTCCAGCCAATTAACTCCAGTGTAAAAAATATTTATAAACTTTTGGAAAATCTTCTCAATTGGTCTTTAAATCAGATGGGTAAAATGGAATACGAGCCATCAAATATTGATTTATCGAAGGTTGTTAACAAAACATTCGAAGACGTACGGGAAGAAGCTCTTAAGAAAAATATTAGTATTTCAAATCATGTAAAGGATAATACATTTGTGCATGCTGATATCAATATCCTTCATACAATTATTCGAAATCTTATCATTAATAGTATCAAGTTTACAAATCCGGGAGGAAAAATAAGTGTTTCCTCAGTTACTAAAGATCCTTTCGTTGAAGTCTCTGTTCAAGATAATGGTATAGGAATTAGTCCGGAAATTATAGGAAAACTTTTCCATATTGATAAATCACATCCTACTAAAGGAACTGCTGGAGAGAAGGGAACGGGATTAGGGTTGCCTTTATGTAGAGATTTTGTTGAAATGCATGGCGGTAAAATTTGGGTTGAAAGTGAATTAGAAAAAGGAACAAAGCTTACATTTACTTTGCCGGAGGCATGA
- a CDS encoding STAS/SEC14 domain-containing protein, giving the protein MRNEITTSSHKIFFLDIGIIKDIPFTQDETLNKAKEALEAAKKYTGSKKFPLLVDVRQQKSISREARHFYSSKEVTDNVTALAFLVESTTSKVLANFFLGLNKPPYPTKLFTNEDEAIEWLKGFLK; this is encoded by the coding sequence ATGAGAAATGAAATTACTACGTCATCCCATAAAATTTTCTTTCTTGACATCGGGATTATAAAGGACATTCCTTTTACTCAGGATGAGACCCTGAATAAAGCTAAAGAAGCCTTAGAGGCAGCAAAAAAATATACCGGTAGTAAAAAATTTCCATTACTTGTAGATGTTAGACAGCAAAAATCAATCTCAAGGGAAGCTAGACATTTCTACTCAAGTAAAGAAGTCACAGATAATGTCACAGCCCTCGCTTTTCTCGTTGAGTCCACAACATCAAAAGTGCTCGCAAATTTCTTTCTTGGTTTGAATAAACCTCCGTACCCAACCAAATTATTTACAAACGAAGATGAAGCTATTGAATGGCTTAAGGGTTTTTTGAAATGA
- the clpB gene encoding ATP-dependent chaperone ClpB has translation MAFNLNKFTVKAQETVQSAIEIAQNYNNQIVEPEHLLAAMLQDQSNLAVSIIQKSGANINHIRIKIGELLERLPKISGSGIGNQQLSINSAKLFDIASEETKLLKDEYVSNEHILLALSEDKSPAGKILNETGINKKIIYLALKDIRGNQRVTSQNPEDTYQSLQKYGRDLNDLARSNKLDPVIGRDEEIRRVLQVLSRRTKNNPVLIGEPGVGKTAIAEGIAHRIVSGDVPETLKTKRIVALDMGALVAGTQFRGQFEERLKAVIKEVQEAEGEIILFIDELHLLVGAGRTDGSMDAANILKPALARGELHAIGATTLDEFRKYIEKDAALERRFQPILVSEPNEEDSISILRGLKERYEIHHGVRITDGAIVAAVQLSNRYITDRFLPDKAIDIIDESASKLRIEIDSMPEELDVVERKVKQLEIEREALKREKDSDSASRLGELQKELSELHEERNKLKGHWQLEKEKIQRIRSMKSEIEKAKVDADRFEREGNLGKVAELRYGIINELERNLKKETEELAVIQKNNKMLKEEVDAEDVAEVVAKWTGIPVSRMLESERAKLLRLEDELHKRVIGQDDAVAAVANAIRRSRAGLQDSNRPIGSFIFIGTTGVGKTELARSLAEFLFDDEHAMIRIDMSEYMEKFSVSRLIGAPPGYVGYDEGGQLTEAVRRRPYSVVLLDEIEKAHPDVFNILLQVLDDGRLTDNQGRTVDFKNTIIIMTSNLGSHLIQDKLSEINETNFENIIGELRVSLSELLRRTIRPEFLNRIDEIVFFKPLLKSELKQIIDIQLQKVGKMLAEKNIMIDVDEDVKDFLLQHGYDLTYGARPLKRTVQKYIINPLSAELLMNKFESGDTIVIRYPGAGKLEFVKR, from the coding sequence ATGGCTTTTAATTTAAATAAGTTTACGGTCAAGGCTCAAGAAACTGTTCAAAGTGCAATAGAGATTGCCCAAAACTATAACAATCAAATTGTTGAACCTGAACATCTTCTTGCTGCTATGCTTCAAGATCAATCAAATCTTGCTGTTTCAATTATTCAAAAATCCGGCGCTAACATCAATCATATAAGAATAAAGATTGGAGAGTTATTAGAGCGGCTACCAAAAATTTCCGGAAGCGGAATAGGGAACCAACAACTTTCGATAAACTCTGCAAAATTGTTTGATATCGCCTCCGAAGAAACAAAATTGTTAAAAGACGAATATGTTTCGAATGAACACATTCTTCTTGCACTAAGTGAAGATAAAAGTCCCGCCGGAAAAATATTAAATGAAACGGGAATCAATAAAAAAATAATTTACTTGGCGCTTAAAGATATCCGAGGAAATCAAAGAGTAACTTCACAAAATCCAGAAGACACATATCAATCTTTGCAAAAGTACGGGCGTGACCTGAACGATCTTGCACGTTCTAATAAACTTGATCCAGTGATCGGGCGCGATGAAGAGATCAGACGTGTTTTGCAAGTACTTTCGCGAAGAACAAAAAATAATCCGGTGTTAATCGGCGAACCCGGTGTTGGTAAAACTGCTATTGCTGAGGGCATTGCTCATCGAATTGTATCCGGGGATGTGCCGGAGACTCTCAAAACAAAAAGAATTGTTGCGTTAGATATGGGCGCTCTCGTAGCAGGGACACAGTTTCGTGGACAATTTGAAGAACGTCTCAAAGCTGTTATTAAAGAAGTTCAGGAAGCCGAGGGTGAAATAATTTTATTCATTGATGAATTGCACTTACTTGTTGGTGCGGGCAGAACAGACGGATCAATGGATGCGGCAAATATTTTGAAGCCGGCGCTCGCTCGCGGAGAGCTTCACGCAATTGGTGCTACAACTCTTGATGAATTTAGAAAGTACATTGAAAAAGATGCGGCGCTTGAAAGAAGATTTCAGCCTATACTTGTATCTGAACCAAATGAAGAAGATTCAATTTCAATTTTACGCGGACTAAAAGAACGTTATGAAATCCATCACGGTGTAAGAATAACCGACGGGGCAATCGTTGCTGCTGTTCAACTTTCCAACCGTTATATCACTGACCGCTTTCTTCCTGATAAAGCTATTGATATTATAGATGAATCCGCATCAAAGCTTAGAATCGAAATTGATTCTATGCCGGAAGAGCTTGATGTTGTTGAACGAAAAGTAAAACAGCTTGAGATCGAAAGAGAAGCGTTAAAAAGAGAAAAAGATTCGGATTCTGCATCACGTCTTGGCGAACTGCAAAAAGAGCTTAGTGAACTTCATGAAGAACGAAACAAATTAAAAGGGCACTGGCAGTTGGAAAAAGAAAAGATCCAGAGAATTCGTTCTATGAAAAGTGAGATTGAAAAAGCAAAAGTTGATGCAGATCGTTTTGAACGCGAAGGAAATCTTGGTAAAGTTGCTGAGCTACGTTATGGTATTATAAATGAATTAGAACGTAACCTAAAAAAAGAAACCGAAGAACTTGCTGTCATTCAAAAGAACAACAAAATGCTTAAAGAAGAAGTTGATGCTGAAGATGTTGCTGAAGTGGTTGCAAAGTGGACCGGCATTCCGGTAAGCAGAATGCTTGAAAGCGAACGCGCAAAACTTTTACGATTGGAAGACGAATTGCATAAAAGAGTTATAGGGCAGGACGATGCTGTTGCTGCTGTTGCAAATGCAATTAGAAGATCGCGTGCGGGATTGCAGGATTCCAACCGTCCGATCGGTTCATTCATCTTTATTGGAACAACGGGAGTGGGAAAGACAGAACTCGCGCGTTCTCTGGCAGAATTTCTGTTCGATGACGAACACGCTATGATAAGAATAGACATGAGCGAATACATGGAAAAATTTTCCGTGTCGCGGTTGATTGGTGCACCTCCCGGATATGTTGGTTATGATGAAGGCGGACAATTAACGGAAGCGGTTCGCCGAAGACCTTATTCAGTTGTTCTTCTTGATGAAATTGAAAAAGCCCATCCGGATGTTTTTAATATACTTCTTCAAGTTTTAGATGACGGCAGATTAACAGACAATCAAGGCAGAACGGTTGATTTTAAAAACACAATTATTATAATGACATCTAATCTCGGCTCACATTTGATTCAGGATAAACTTTCTGAGATAAATGAAACCAATTTCGAAAACATAATCGGTGAACTTCGTGTTTCGCTCTCTGAACTTTTACGAAGAACCATCCGCCCCGAGTTCTTAAACCGTATTGATGAAATAGTATTTTTCAAACCGTTATTAAAAAGTGAACTGAAACAAATTATTGATATACAATTGCAGAAAGTAGGAAAGATGCTCGCCGAAAAGAATATCATGATAGACGTTGATGAAGATGTAAAAGATTTTCTGCTTCAGCACGGATATGATCTAACATATGGTGCTCGACCTTTGAAACGCACTGTGCAAAAGTATATCATCAATCCGCTCTCTGCAGAATTGCTAATGAACAAATTTGAATCGGGAGACACAATTGTAATTCGTTATCCCGGAGCGGGGAAACTTGAGTTTGTTAAGCGTTAG
- the mnmE gene encoding tRNA uridine-5-carboxymethylaminomethyl(34) synthesis GTPase MnmE gives MNFEDDTIVALATPAGVGAISVIRVSGPVSISSVDKIFEGKHKLSSSSTHTIHYGKIFDENKELIDDVLISIFKKPNSYTGEESVEINTHGSSLITQKIIQTLLKLNIRTADPGEFTKRAFLNGRIDLAQAEAVADLINSRTEASFRGARNQLDGLLSQKVEDLRNKLVTASSLIELELDFAEEDLEFVSKTEVIKLIDEIILEIDQLLKTYKFGKVIRDGVNVVIVGKPNVGKSSLLNYILKESRAIVSDIPGTTRDVIREEVSIDGILFRLFDTAGIRSSYNEIEKEGISRSQKAVKDADIVIFLNDVTESFSMDLYNQLLQLTSKERILTVLNKIDLKPGESYFGDIKISALNGIGIKDLFNLLKEKAVGSSNYTEKSAIISSVRHYEALVNATGQLRNARKSAENKMSGEFISTDLRSAEESLGEIIGIVSSDDILNNIFAKFCIGK, from the coding sequence ATGAATTTTGAAGATGATACAATAGTAGCTTTAGCAACACCGGCCGGAGTTGGCGCTATTTCGGTAATACGAGTTAGCGGCCCAGTTAGCATTTCTTCAGTTGATAAAATCTTTGAGGGGAAACATAAATTATCTAGTAGTTCAACACATACAATTCATTACGGAAAGATTTTTGATGAAAATAAAGAATTGATAGATGACGTACTAATTTCAATTTTCAAAAAACCAAATTCTTACACCGGAGAGGAATCTGTAGAAATCAACACTCATGGAAGTTCTCTCATAACACAGAAAATAATCCAAACACTTTTGAAATTGAATATTCGTACGGCTGATCCTGGGGAGTTTACAAAAAGAGCATTCTTGAATGGAAGAATAGATCTGGCTCAAGCTGAAGCCGTTGCTGATTTAATAAATTCAAGAACTGAAGCTTCGTTTCGAGGAGCGCGAAATCAGCTTGATGGACTACTTTCCCAAAAAGTTGAGGATTTAAGAAATAAATTAGTAACGGCATCATCGCTTATAGAATTAGAGTTGGATTTTGCAGAAGAAGATCTAGAATTCGTTTCAAAGACTGAGGTAATTAAATTAATTGATGAAATAATTCTTGAAATTGATCAACTATTAAAAACATATAAATTTGGCAAAGTTATAAGAGATGGAGTGAATGTTGTGATAGTTGGCAAACCGAATGTGGGGAAATCATCTTTGCTAAATTATATTTTAAAAGAATCTCGCGCAATCGTAAGCGATATTCCCGGGACTACACGAGATGTAATTCGCGAAGAAGTTTCAATTGATGGAATTTTATTTCGTTTGTTTGATACGGCCGGAATCAGAAGTTCGTATAATGAAATTGAAAAAGAGGGAATATCTCGCAGTCAAAAAGCAGTGAAAGATGCGGATATTGTAATTTTTTTAAATGATGTAACTGAGAGTTTTTCTATGGACTTATATAATCAATTATTACAACTTACATCCAAAGAAAGAATATTAACAGTATTGAATAAAATTGATCTAAAACCTGGGGAATCTTATTTTGGAGATATTAAAATATCAGCATTGAATGGTATAGGCATTAAAGATTTATTCAATTTATTGAAGGAAAAAGCAGTAGGCTCTAGCAACTATACAGAGAAATCGGCCATTATTTCATCAGTCCGTCATTATGAAGCACTTGTTAATGCAACCGGACAACTAAGAAATGCTAGAAAATCAGCCGAGAATAAAATGAGCGGCGAATTTATATCCACAGATCTGAGAAGTGCAGAAGAGTCCCTTGGAGAAATAATAGGGATTGTGTCTTCTGATGACATATTGAACAATATTTTCGCAAAATTCTGCATTGGAAAATAA
- the mnmG gene encoding tRNA uridine-5-carboxymethylaminomethyl(34) synthesis enzyme MnmG — translation MRNFDIIIIGGGHAGIEASISAAQMGCSVGLVTMDKNAIGRMSCNPAIGGSAKGHLVHEIDALGGFMGILADKTGIQFRVLNKSKGPAVWAGRCQSDRKLYSLEAVNLITSFNNLEIIEDSVLEIYEENKKISYVKTISGNELKCKALIICSGTFLNGLMHTGLISLKGGRYGEKSALGLTESLINLGFSSGRLKTGTPPRLKKDSINWEILEEQKGDENPKPFSLRTSKNQFPFLPQVSCHITYTDRVVHSILERGFDKSPIFTGLIEGVGPRYCPSIEDKIVRFSDKLRHQLFLEPEGLDSDQIYLNGFSTSLPAEIQYEAIQKIRGLENAEIVRPGYAVEYDYFPPYQVDLTLETKLIKGLYFAGQINGTSGYEEAAGQGIIAGINAALQIQKRSEFILKRSEAYIGVLIDDLVSKSTSEPYRMFTSRAEHRLLLRQDNVDRRLLKYGYEFGLISKELFNETREREVLITIGKDLLSKTKILPNQINILLETKNLSEIDNSETIEKLVKRPELSLKEILNLLRLEDSVVYSNLINKEELLEQLEIEIKYEGYIKRQEELVVKTEKLEKMLIPLNLNYNNLKTISTEGREKLAKIKPHSIGQASRISGVTPSDISVLLVYLKS, via the coding sequence ATGAGAAATTTTGATATTATAATTATCGGTGGAGGTCACGCTGGGATTGAGGCTTCCATTTCAGCTGCTCAAATGGGCTGTTCAGTTGGACTTGTAACTATGGATAAAAATGCTATTGGTAGAATGTCGTGTAATCCAGCGATCGGAGGTAGTGCTAAAGGGCATTTAGTTCATGAAATTGATGCACTTGGTGGATTTATGGGTATTCTTGCTGATAAAACTGGAATACAGTTTCGTGTACTAAATAAATCAAAGGGTCCGGCTGTATGGGCGGGTAGGTGTCAATCAGATAGAAAGTTATATTCGCTAGAGGCTGTAAATTTAATAACTTCATTTAATAATCTTGAAATTATTGAAGATTCAGTTCTTGAAATTTATGAGGAAAATAAGAAAATTTCGTATGTAAAAACTATTTCAGGGAATGAATTAAAATGTAAAGCACTAATAATTTGTTCTGGGACTTTCTTGAACGGATTAATGCACACGGGTTTAATTTCATTGAAGGGCGGACGATATGGTGAAAAATCGGCATTAGGATTAACTGAATCGCTAATAAATTTAGGTTTTTCATCAGGTAGGTTGAAAACTGGAACTCCACCACGATTAAAGAAAGATTCAATCAACTGGGAAATTTTAGAAGAGCAAAAGGGAGACGAAAATCCTAAGCCTTTTTCGCTTCGAACATCTAAAAATCAATTCCCATTTCTTCCACAAGTAAGCTGCCACATTACCTATACTGATAGAGTAGTACACAGTATTCTTGAAAGGGGATTTGATAAATCACCTATATTCACTGGGTTAATTGAGGGTGTTGGTCCTCGATATTGTCCATCAATAGAAGATAAAATTGTTAGGTTTTCGGATAAACTTCGACATCAGCTTTTTTTAGAGCCTGAAGGTTTAGACTCAGATCAGATTTACCTTAATGGTTTTTCAACTTCATTGCCAGCAGAGATACAATATGAAGCAATACAAAAAATTAGAGGACTCGAAAATGCGGAAATAGTCCGCCCTGGATATGCAGTTGAATATGATTATTTTCCACCTTATCAAGTTGATCTTACTCTAGAAACTAAGTTAATAAAAGGACTTTATTTTGCAGGACAAATTAATGGAACTTCCGGATATGAAGAAGCTGCTGGACAAGGAATTATAGCAGGAATTAATGCAGCTCTACAAATACAAAAGAGATCTGAATTTATTTTAAAAAGAAGTGAAGCTTATATTGGGGTTTTAATAGATGATTTGGTTTCGAAGTCCACTAGTGAACCTTATAGAATGTTTACTTCTCGAGCTGAACATAGACTTCTTCTACGGCAAGACAATGTAGACAGAAGACTTCTAAAATATGGATATGAATTTGGACTAATATCTAAAGAATTATTTAATGAAACGAGAGAAAGAGAAGTCTTAATAACTATAGGTAAAGATTTGTTGTCGAAAACGAAAATACTGCCTAATCAAATAAATATTTTACTAGAGACAAAAAATCTTTCCGAGATTGATAACTCCGAAACAATTGAAAAGTTAGTAAAAAGACCAGAACTGTCATTAAAAGAGATATTAAATTTGTTAAGATTAGAAGATTCAGTAGTATATAGTAATTTGATTAATAAAGAAGAATTATTAGAGCAACTAGAGATTGAAATAAAATATGAGGGATATATTAAGAGGCAAGAAGAACTAGTTGTAAAAACAGAAAAATTAGAAAAAATGTTAATACCATTAAATTTAAATTATAATAATTTAAAGACTATTTCTACTGAAGGAAGAGAAAAATTAGCTAAAATCAAGCCACATTCGATAGGTCAGGCCTCTAGAATCTCTGGAGTCACACCTTCAGATATTTCCGTTTTATTAGTATATTTAAAAAGTTAA
- the rsmG gene encoding 16S rRNA (guanine(527)-N(7))-methyltransferase RsmG, which yields MDLQEQYLRELKKLFWENSLNPDEYQLERLAHFAHLVTQKNTKLNLISRRDVLQIIENHIFISSYIAEYLPSKISKFLDIGTGGGFPGIPLAITCPAMRGVLVDSTAKKIEAVKEFINKLKLNNIVAENSRVESEEFKQKYSDSFDLVLSRATVPLIILLRYSLPLIKEKAYIATIKGGDLIDEFKTAELKYKAHIKKSTVFELSYKPTNARNEKGKKLILLEINK from the coding sequence TTGGATCTTCAAGAGCAGTACTTACGGGAACTAAAAAAGCTTTTTTGGGAAAATAGTCTTAATCCAGATGAATATCAGTTAGAAAGATTAGCACACTTTGCACATCTTGTTACACAAAAAAACACAAAACTTAACTTAATCTCTCGACGTGATGTTTTACAAATAATCGAAAACCATATTTTTATTTCTTCTTATATAGCAGAATATCTTCCGAGTAAAATTTCTAAATTTTTAGATATTGGCACAGGAGGAGGGTTCCCGGGAATTCCGTTGGCAATTACTTGCCCTGCGATGCGAGGCGTTCTTGTAGATTCAACTGCAAAAAAAATTGAAGCAGTAAAAGAATTTATTAATAAACTTAAACTGAATAATATCGTAGCAGAAAATTCCAGAGTTGAAAGCGAAGAGTTTAAACAAAAATATTCCGATTCTTTTGATTTAGTATTAAGCCGCGCAACAGTTCCATTAATTATTCTCCTTCGTTATTCGCTGCCTTTAATTAAAGAGAAAGCTTACATTGCTACAATTAAAGGGGGGGATTTGATTGATGAATTTAAAACAGCAGAATTGAAATACAAAGCACACATTAAAAAGTCCACTGTTTTCGAATTGTCATACAAACCCACCAATGCAAGAAATGAAAAAGGGAAGAAGTTGATTTTATTGGAGATCAACAAGTAA
- a CDS encoding SIR2 family protein, protein MNLTEKFLRYSANRDVVFVLGAGASHADGVPLQRDMLPMIISGRINEIENSEIGKIVTEFIKDNFEFNPTTNQYPQLEAVFGFIDYFIQQNESLNSKYTNEKIRDIKEYLIKLIHYVVNIQTDKRSHFYHLFWKAIQKNNSNTSIITLNYDTLLEQAFDFLFKNHGYIDYCIHLMNYERLPELRDFNFWINPREPVSVDKEDNPIPFKIIKLHGSLNWKYCKCCNQTLLTPWDRMIDLNKGKFLGYTYPENKEYEVLCPIDGTEFQTLIMPPTYLKTIHHPLISQLMAEASREIRATKKIVFIGYSLSNSDVHIKALFKKQMTLEKEIIVINPKHKESLELNYKSLTPNVRFIYSSFEEFVNDENEINSIFS, encoded by the coding sequence ATGAATCTTACAGAAAAATTTTTAAGATATTCTGCAAATAGAGATGTCGTTTTTGTTCTAGGCGCAGGAGCTTCTCACGCCGATGGAGTTCCGTTGCAGAGAGATATGTTGCCGATGATCATTTCAGGTAGAATAAACGAGATTGAAAATTCAGAGATTGGGAAAATTGTAACGGAGTTTATTAAAGATAATTTTGAATTCAATCCGACTACAAATCAATACCCGCAGTTAGAAGCAGTGTTTGGGTTCATAGATTATTTTATTCAACAGAATGAAAGCCTTAATTCTAAATATACAAATGAAAAAATTAGAGACATTAAAGAATATCTAATTAAGTTAATTCACTACGTTGTTAATATTCAAACTGATAAACGAAGTCATTTCTATCATCTATTTTGGAAAGCAATACAAAAAAATAATTCAAACACTTCAATCATTACACTAAACTATGATACCTTGCTTGAACAAGCATTTGATTTTTTGTTTAAGAATCACGGGTACATTGATTATTGTATTCATTTAATGAATTACGAGCGCTTACCAGAATTACGGGATTTTAATTTTTGGATTAATCCGCGAGAACCTGTATCGGTAGATAAAGAGGATAATCCAATTCCTTTTAAAATTATAAAATTACATGGAAGCTTAAACTGGAAATATTGTAAGTGTTGCAACCAAACTTTGCTTACTCCCTGGGATAGAATGATAGATTTAAATAAGGGAAAATTTTTGGGTTATACTTATCCCGAGAATAAAGAATACGAGGTTCTATGTCCCATAGACGGGACAGAATTTCAAACACTTATAATGCCGCCAACGTATCTCAAAACAATCCATCATCCATTAATTTCGCAATTAATGGCGGAAGCTTCCCGCGAAATTAGAGCGACAAAAAAAATTGTGTTCATCGGTTATTCGCTTTCTAACTCAGACGTACATATTAAAGCATTATTTAAAAAACAAATGACTCTGGAAAAAGAAATAATAGTTATAAACCCCAAACACAAAGAATCTTTAGAACTTAACTACAAATCACTCACTCCCAATGTACGTTTCATTTATTCTTCCTTCGAAGAATTCGTTAATGACGAAAATGAAATAAATTCAATCTTTTCTTAG